AACAAGCAACCTGTTTAAACTGTGAATAGTTCCCTTCCTCCCACACGGAGAGCCTCTTTTGATATTAGCGGAcgccttttttaaaaaaaaaagacactttatTCTTCAAAGGATGTTTACTCAGACTTGGTAACAGGAGTGTGcttttatgtgcatgtgcatgcactCGCACAcgggtttgtgtgtgtcttggttCAATAGAGTGCCTACAAAGTGAGGGATTATTGAGTGATTTCAGACCATTCCTGAGGCAAGACCAGGCCCATCCCACCTCATGTCACACCTGGAGACTACTTTCCCCTCAGGATCAGCTAACTTCCTCCAACATCTATTTTATTACATGTTAACACACAACAAGAATCAGGATATAGTTGCGAGTCCCCTACTCCAGCTTCTGGAAAATCACGCAGCCAGTGCCAGCATGGCCGAGatgttattttacatgttcCCAGTAAACAACATGACACAACTACATCTAACATTAGATCACTCTTTAAATAAAGGCTGAAGCCATTAGAGAACCAAGGAAGAATTGGCATCCTCACATTCCATGACTGTCAAAGACCGTCAGATATGTCATTCTGCCAGTGACGGTTCACCTTGGCCCAGGGTGAAGCAGCTGGCTGAAGTCCTGGGGGCAGGTGGTGGTGGGAGGTTCAAGGGACGCCATGAATTTCTGCGTAGATGATTAGTGAAGTTGCACATGACCAAAAATATTCAGATGAAAAAACTAGGGGTCATGAATCAGCTCCCAGCCCATTCATCACTGTCACAATTAACTGCTTCTCCTTTGTGTATGTGCTTCACAGGAAAGTACCGATCATTTTTGTAAACAGTTTAGTGAAAATTTACATATTTCCAGAGCCAAATAtataaagcagtaaaaaaagGATCAAAAGGATATGACATTTCAAGTTAGTGCTTGATAAATAACTGATTATCAAAATGACTTTCCACTAATCTCATCTAAGTCTAATTCACTAATTAATTGATTACACTCTAAAGCACCAATTGATATTGTTGTCAATAAAGTAAGGAGTAAAATAAGCTTAGAAATTCAGcttatgaatgtgtttttacatttgccTTCTACCTTTTGCTGAAGAAAAATTGAAAAGCTGCTTGGAACAAGGGACCGCAGCCTAGCAGATAAATGAATTCCAGCAATCTGCAGGAATCCACCGCGCTTTGCTGAAACCCCACCAAGTCAAACAGAAGTCACTCTTATGGACTCTGAGGTAAAGGGAAATCCAAACCCAAACGTTCCCCTAACTCAAGTCTTTCAGTCCAACACAGCAGATGCATGGTGAGAGCTCTGCTCCACCAACCGGAGATCAGGgacatgaagatgaagagaaatgGGAAGAAAGACGCTGAGGAAAAACAGTCACAAAAGAAGCCAAGAGCAACATAATCATGCAGTTTCTCTCTCCATCAGCAAGTTTAACTCTGTGCTGTATATCAGGAGAGTCAGAGATCCACATCCTTTATTTGGATCAATTCAGTGCTTTTGGACTCATTTCAGGTCTAGGTGAGGACTAAGCAGATATATCTCCCACGCATCACTGAACTGTGGGAAGGCAACCATGTCTCATAAGGGTTTGctggaggaggggagggggtgaTGACACAGGCtcatcacagtaaaatgaaaatatatgacTGAAAGCCTGAATGATAGCCAAATGGAAGATCTCTACAGACACAGTGAGCATAAAGCTGCAAGCTCAGAGAAGCCAGTGCCCTGAGCCCACATGTTGGCTCTGTGCGCTGTACCCCTGTCGCCCAGAGGAATGTGCCGACATGACTGAAGGAGTGAGGGCCTGTTCCCCCACTGAAGAAGCACAGGCACGGAAGAACATTCTCCCTTTGAAGGTCTGGACTGTTATTGCCACTGTGCTGTCAACAAGCACTgcacataacatttaaattagcACTAAACTTAAATCACACCATGACCTTAACTGTTCCAACTAACCACCAGTATTCACTCTGCTTTCACCTAAGGCAGCAAAGCCCAGAACCCAACAGGGTCCCGTTCAGACCAAAATTAGCCTTGCATGACAATATGTATCCACCTCTTTCATTTGAATGTTAATGCTGCAAGGGTACCAATGTGTCATCTGGCAAAAAAAGTTTAACTGGTTGCACATTTTTGGTAATTACTTTGTAATGAGAACTCTAAATTCTtgcaacaaaaaaactaaataataattgCTGTGTTAACGATTTGTAAAATCGTTTTTGATTCTCTGTAGTGTTTTGATGTCTGATAGGCTAGCGGTGTTTCTGAGTTCACCACTGATATAAACCACTGGAAAAGactgcatttttaatttaccTAGATGTTCTGCTGGTGTTCTTTGTCACCTCCCAGACTATTACAAGCCTTAGGATTCTCAGTATGAGCTTTATTGTAAACCAGGAAGGTTATTAATGGTTTTGTATGTTCTCCATTTGTATGCAATTTGTCTGACAGTCAACTGGTAGAGTCAAATCTcatcaaataatcaaataatagTCAAATAATGTCcattaaattttattaaatcttacgtcatatttgtgcagaaacagagaaaattaaaaatggcACACAAACTTTGAGCCACCACTATTAAAGTGCTGAGGAAATGTTGCTCACgataaaacatttagaaacagtGCTACTGAGAAACTGACTGCCCATCAGATGTGTCCAATCTACAGATCTGAGGGTAGAATCATAGAACCTGTCTGAATTAACATACAGGAACTGAGACTAAAGAGCTAATGTTCTTAAATGATTGCACTCACCATATGGATTCCAGTTGAAAACACATTGGTAGGTTTGACCacctgtttctgctgctctatCTGGGTTTCCAGCTGTGCAGCACGGACCTTGTGTTGGGCAAGTAAGATGGTGGCAGGAAGTTGAGAGTGTTCCTGGAGAAACAAATGGGATTTGATGTATTATAGGAATGTTAATCTATATGTGTGATGCATGAAACAAAGTGCTTTACTAGGAACATTTCAAGTCAATAAAAACATCTCACATTTGTACATGTTGAGGTCTTTGTTTTGagcagaaattaaaatgcaagTGGTCACCCCCTCTATCCTCCTACCTCCAGGACATCTCTGTCGAACTAGATAACCATCAACATAAGGTGCTTTCAGGCTAGCTCCCACATATATTGATGCAAGCCATATTAACAAAACTGTGGCACTGCAGGGGACGCTGCTTCAAGTACACTGCGCCGCCTTCACCTCCATTAAATACAAGGTCGGACGTTTCAATTTCTCCAGTGGACTGGTGCCAAGAGCAGAGGTCTAAGAACACAAGCTTGGACATGTTGTTCACCAAAGAAGTAGGACATTTCTGATGAGGTGGACCATAATGGTAGGTGTCTTagcatttaacaataaaactcACAGCGATTTAAAAGATTTCAACACTAACATATCCTGTTCTGACTGCAAAAATATACCACTTTGACTTGGGAGTTATTCATAGTTTGGACAGGCACAATTTACTTGGAATACATTACACGGCTTGCATGAAGACAAAGTGATTAAATTTAAGCGAAAATTATGCCTGCAGACAAAAATTGTAAATTCAGTGTTTACATTTGAACAATAATCAAGAAGTGCATTCCAAGTTCCCAGTGATGTATTTCATTCATTAGTTAACCACTGCCCCGGGAAAGAGCAgcaaataaatctaaatatatgCACTGGCATGTTTCTAGTGTGCTCATGTAAGAACAGTAAGCTTTGTAGCCACTGGGATGTACAGATGTCAGAGCTCAGGAGAGTTCCCTCAAGGGGGGTGAGAGCTGATCTCATCTGCCTACAATCAACAGGCCCTGTgccttaaacaaacaaacacactactTAGCCTGTTATCTTTGATGGTCCTTCAGCAGCCCACACTGCAGGAACAATTACTTCCAAAGCTCACAGCTCAACACAATGGAGCCAAGAGGCTTTAGAATCACAGAATGAGAACAATGCAGCCTGCAGGACAATGACTGGTAATAAGCTCTTAATGATCTCACAGCCATGAACCCTCAGGcgaagggtgtgtgtgtttatatgtgtgttagACACAGACCATCTGACATAAGATGACATGCATGTATTTCTGCATCACTTGACTGTCCATCCAtacacatatgtacatacaACGTGTTTCTCACCAGTTCATCCAACAGAGCCTGCTTGTTCTTCCTCTTGGCATTTAGCTGCCTCTGTTCCTCCTGCAATACTTCCAGTCTCCGTTGCTCATTGCCCTGctgctccaacagcagcagctcctccagctcctcctgctctcGAGTCTGAGGAGAAGACAGGTCAGTGAGACACAAAGCATGCTGCAAAAAAGAAGTCATGCTATGGTCACTTTGACCTGGAAGCTGAATCCTTAATGATGTCATACCTcaatgaaaaaaatactttcaatatttatttcagCATCAAATTACAGTCATCAATAAAGGTTTTATGCAGATGTAGGGAAATAAAACTTTGTACGTACAAGTTTAGCCTTATTCTTCTGGATGAGATCTCTATTCTCCCACTGGTACTGTTCCATCCTCAGCTTGGTGTTTTCCACGTCGATATTGTTTGTTAGATTATACACTACACAGACAAATCACAAACAATTAACATCTTCACCTCAAGAGCCTTTTGCGGCTCAGTCATCACCATCTCATGTTGTGCAGAGAAGCAATATTCAAACCCCTGATACTACTATTTTAAATTCCAGTGAAAGAgttcaaaatgtttccaaagaTAACAAATGTGTCAAGCTAAAATATAGGAAAGAAACATAAAGTGACGTTCAAAGACATGCACAATTTTCCATCTGATGGAATGGTGCagcctcaaaaacaaaaaaaaaaaaaacatctggtaATTCAATATTTCTCTCAGTTTAATTGAGATAGACCTTCTGTGGTGCACTGGAGCAGGCGCATACAAAACATACAGTTATGTGCTGTTGTTAAATTGTGGGCAAAAACCTCAACTACAAGTTGCTAAAGCAGAAATTTAAGGGAAAAAGTTATTGATTTAAACGTTAAAAACAGACAATCCAGTCAATTTTGAGTGCACCAGCGCAAATCCTCACACCGAACCTATGAGCTACAGTAAATCACAGTGGCGGTTAAAGCCCAAAAGCCATAATTatttgttgcttcttttttttttgggctatagaaaacattttgctgcaGCATCACAGCTAGCCACTGGGACAATTAGCAGCAAGTCTCACTGGCTGCACCACATCCAGGTCTGCATCCACCCAAAAACATTACTTTGTGGTTTGCCAGTGAAGACATCAAGGACAAATCATTACACGAGTAAGCATCCCTCTACTATCTACTTCATTAAGAGTCTCCTACCTATGTCTTCCACTTGCTCCAAGTAATCATTATATTCTTTCAGGCTGGGAAAGTCAAAATCTCTCTTGTTATATCTgcaaaagaaggaaacaaaagaagtgaGGACAAAGATACTAAAACCCgctaaaaacaaatatgcacTGACATTAATTGCCTCCATTAAATCAACCATTTTATAATACAATGTCTGCATACAACCTAGTAGACACACATTAGATGTCAATTAAGGGGCTATTAAAGAACagatgagagggagagacaagGCAGGGAGGGACTGAGAAGTAAAAACCTGGCAGGGAAAGAGCCTTCCCGTCTGAGCCCCCCCTGGGGAGACTCATTGtctacaaaacaaacagtgtaaTGAGAAAGACAAAGGTAGCTTAAGAAGTGGGAGGAGGCATGAgatgacacataaacacacagagccgCGCCCCTCTCCCTCCCAGTCCCCCTCACTCACATCTTCAGCACCTTCTTGCGAATCTCAACCTCCTTATCTACAGTTGGGTCTTCGAAGAGTTGCACACGGAAGTTGCTCTTCCTCAGGGGCGTGTCGCACTGCACACAGTTGCCCGAACCGCGCACAAACAGCATCTCCACGCAGTTCTCACATCTGTTGTGGTGAGAGAAGACAACATTAGAAAAAGCGACCAGGCTGAATTAGTTGTTTCCGGCGGTGACCTTCCTCTGACAGGCCCAGAAAGTCGGCTGTGTGTGGAAGTGTTGGTGTACATGGCTGCTGAAATACAATTCTCCTTGCAGTTTGTGTTCTCTTCTCTTTGATCTGTGAGTTATCATCAAGCACAGTGGGTGATAATCGGGCATGTGAATATTTCATCTAAGTGCTCAAAGATGGGTGGGATTATTATTGGAATGTCGATTAGGCTGCCTCCCACTCTCATGCAAGAGGAAATTAGTCTGACACCCCATCAATGCAGTGTCTGTCTacactggaaaaacatttgctttattgCTGTTTCAACAGATCCCAGTAATTTTGCCACATGGCATATTGGTAATTCACAGTGAAGTCTATGATTTTAAGAAAAAAGTGGTATGTAATTAgggaaatgcaaaaaaatatttatatagatGGATGAGTTTGTGTGTTCCTTACTTCATggtaaatgtatattattatattaaactaaACTATCATCTGTGCTTGAGGTGTTCATTAGAcagtttaattaacatttaaaaagcaaaa
The Anabas testudineus chromosome 22, fAnaTes1.2, whole genome shotgun sequence DNA segment above includes these coding regions:
- the mnat1 gene encoding CDK-activating kinase assembly factor MAT1, translated to MDDQGCPRCKTTKYRNPSLKLMVNVCGHTLCENCVEMLFVRGSGNCVQCDTPLRKSNFRVQLFEDPTVDKEVEIRKKVLKIYNKRDFDFPSLKEYNDYLEQVEDIVYNLTNNIDVENTKLRMEQYQWENRDLIQKNKAKLTREQEELEELLLLEQQGNEQRRLEVLQEEQRQLNAKRKNKQALLDELEHSQLPATILLAQHKVRAAQLETQIEQQKQVVKPTNVFSTGIHMRQTVSLQAVPRIEEVMYHYKPLQVETYGPQVPELEQLSRFGYLNHVRAAMPQDTAGGYTSALACHRAIQDAFNGLFPQKG